The DNA window CACGTGCTGGAGAGCGAGGTCGACGGCCCCCTCAGCCATGACGCCCGAGAAGCGCTATCCGTGATCCGACAGAGCGGCGAGCACCTGCGCACCCTCATTGATGACATCCTCGATCTTTCGGCGCTGGAGAGCGGAAAACTCCAGCTCTCGCGGCGCGCCGTGGATGTGCTGCAGGTCGCGGAGCAGGTGCTGCGCGAGATCTCGCCGGCAGCACGCGACAAGCCGGTTCGGCTCTCGGTGGTGGGGATGGGCGAAGTCCTCGCCAATGCGGACCCGAGGCGGGTGAGGCAGATCCTCACCAACCTGATCTCCAACGCAGTGAAGTTCACCACCCGCGGCTCTGTCACGGTGACGGTGGAGGCACGCGGCAGAAGCGCGGCGGTCACGGTGCACGACACGGGGCCCGGCATCCCCCCCGAGGAGACGTCCACCATCTTCGAAGAGTACCGCCAGGTGGGTGATCTCCGCTCACGACGCGCCGGGACGGGGCTCGGTCTGTCAATCGCTCGGAGGCTGGTGCTGATGCACGGCGGAACCATCCAGCTCAAGACGGCGATGGGGCAAGGCTCGACGTTCACTTTCACGCTGCCCATGTGGGTGGAGCCCCCGGCCAATCACTTGCTCGTCCCCACGCCGACGCCATCGCCGGTCGATGAGCTCTCCTCCGAGGGGAGGATCGCTTGAGCAGCGCGCACAGACGGTATGGACACAGGGTGCTCGTCCAGCAGCTGCTGGTTGGGCTCGGCGCATTTGGTGCGCTCGCGCTGCTCGGGCCGAAGCTGCTGTCGCTCGAGGACGAGATCGCCGCGGAAGTGCTGTCAGCGTGGGCCCGGCTTGCGGTCGTGGCGCTGATGGGGACGGGGGCCCTCACCCTGGCACGCCTGCGCGCTGACCAGCCCAACATCGAGGCGCTCGCCCGGAGCGCGGGCCCCAGGCACCCCCAGGAAATCGAGCGGGTGGCCGATCTACCCACCATCTTGACGATGCGCTTCTTCGCGCTGAGCTCGGTGGTGTCCAGCGCGCTCTTCATCCGCGGAATCCGACCTGACAAGCTCGATGACGAGCGAGCCATCAGCCTGCTCGTCCTCGCCATTACCATCCACGGCGCGGCGGCGCTCCCCCACTACCTGCTGACACGCGCCGCGACCGTGGGGCTCCTGGAGCGCAGTCCCATCGAGCAGGTCGGAGCGCTCCTGGAGAAGGCAGAACTCTACCAGACACCGCGCAGGCGCGTGACGCAGAAGCTGCTGCTCGCGGTGGCCGCGCCGGTGCTCCTCGTCGGCGTCGGTGCGGTACTGACGGCGCACGCGCACCTGCGCACGTTCCTCGAGCAGAGCCGTCAAACGACGGCAGTACTCATCGCGCGGGCTGCCCTCGAACCATCGCGCTCCGGGCGAGGGGAGCCAGGACGCGCCGACGCGATCGCCGCAGCAGCGGAGCTGGGCTTCATCGCCACCCGCCGACCGGAACGCCTCTTCGAGGCCGAGCCCTCGTTCGAGCGCGAGAATGACGGCCAGATCGCCGTGACCGTGCCCCTCGACGATGGTCGTGCGGTGATCCGCTTCTCCGCCAACCTGGATCCAGCCATCGGCACCTGGGGTGCACTGACGGCCATCCTCGCCGTGCTCGTCGCTGGAGCAGCAGGGCTGATGTTCGGGCGCGTGCTGGCAGGTGACCTGCTGCACGCGACGAGGCGCGTGCGACTGCTCGGTACGGACAGCGTGCTCCGAGGCGCCACGCAGATCGCACGGCCGGCCCGCTTCAAGGTCGTGGCGCGGCTCGGTCTCGCCATCGAGGACCTCACCGCGCGCTTCCGGGTTTTCGCGGCCGCCCAGGAGCGGGCGCTGGAGGCGCGCGAGGCCGCCCAGCGCATGCGTGGGCTGCTCTTCGCCAGCGTGAGCCATGATCTCAAAAGCCCGCTCAACTCGATCCTCGGGTTCGCCGAGCTGGTCGGGCAGGAGCGTCTCACAC is part of the Chondromyces crocatus genome and encodes:
- a CDS encoding sensor histidine kinase gives rise to the protein MLVQQLLVGLGAFGALALLGPKLLSLEDEIAAEVLSAWARLAVVALMGTGALTLARLRADQPNIEALARSAGPRHPQEIERVADLPTILTMRFFALSSVVSSALFIRGIRPDKLDDERAISLLVLAITIHGAAALPHYLLTRAATVGLLERSPIEQVGALLEKAELYQTPRRRVTQKLLLAVAAPVLLVGVGAVLTAHAHLRTFLEQSRQTTAVLIARAALEPSRSGRGEPGRADAIAAAAELGFIATRRPERLFEAEPSFERENDGQIAVTVPLDDGRAVIRFSANLDPAIGTWGALTAILAVLVAGAAGLMFGRVLAGDLLHATRRVRLLGTDSVLRGATQIARPARFKVVARLGLAIEDLTARFRVFAAAQERALEAREAAQRMRGLLFASVSHDLKSPLNSILGFAELVGQERLTPAQQESLGLIATRGRELLGLIETILDAARVEAGQLTLESQPTDVAELVSGAIRKAHELASDVNADIAVEIAAGLPWIPVDRAYATRALAVILAHALRVGTADPSARIVRLTAAFADLNGDYIRIEIDYGSRDVPPAELEALFNRQTTARGRGLTLGLSHARSVVELHGGSLEVLGALDGRPLCLAFFPKTPPHVRPRLSSFPTLG